In a single window of the Danio rerio strain Tuebingen ecotype United States chromosome 20, GRCz12tu, whole genome shotgun sequence genome:
- the si:ch73-111k22.2 gene encoding uncharacterized protein C1orf198 homolog (The RefSeq protein has 2 substitutions compared to this genomic sequence): MAAAAMAGAADPPHLTEAKKLEYFSSINSMARKIMQEREKIKETYGSAWSQMSPVEQDTAIDNGMMDPRIRARYAMHRVDRDEVICYPKLLIQTGQKIVHFGEEDLTWQDEHSAPFSWETKSQMDFSISNMTEPFVPPSVNEPKPKTSQTTKLPSNDESSFWKISAERSRLDNEKAEFPSLTPSQIKSLEKGEKPLPSYLRLESGSRDMEEVPVSRPAKQRAPKPPAPPPPPPVPISMTPAAISVTPTPPAIVPSLEEGWERAQSTLPSVSSTTDEVFSPGLVTRSSSQSNSTVKDVEKAEASPASSPTFSQFNTSSSILKTGFDFLDNW; this comes from the exons ATGGCGGCCGCAGCAATGGCAGGGGCTGCCGATCCTCCGCATCTGACGGAGGCTAAAAAGCTGGAGTATTTCTCCTCCATAAACTCGATGGCTCGTAAGATTATGCAGGAGAGGGAAAAGATAAAGGAGACGTACGGTTCGGCTTGGAGTCAGATGAGTCCGGTCGAGCAGGACACGGCGATAGACAACGGTATGATGGATCCGCGGATCCGGGCTCGGTACGCTATGCACCGGGTAGACCGAGACGAGGTGATCTGCTACCCGAAACTGCTCATCCAGACCGGACAAAAGATCGTACACTTCGGAGAAGAG gatTTAACTTGGCAAGATGAGCACTCAGCACCCTTCTCTTGGGAGACTAAA AGTCAGATGGACTTCAGTATCTCCAATATGACCGAACCATTCGTTCCTCCCTCGGTGAATGAGCCCAAACCCAAAACATCTCAGACTACCAAGCCTCCCAGCAATGACGAGTCCTCCTTCTGGAAGATCAGCGCTGAACGCTCAAGACTCGATAACGAGAAGGCGGAATTTCCCTCTCTGACGCCCAGTCAGATCAAGTCATTGGAGAAAGGAGAGAAGCCATTGCCTTCGTACCTGAGGTTAGAGTCTGGGTCGAGGGATATGGAGGAAGTTCCTGTTTCGAGGCCAGCCAAACAGAGAGCCCCAAAACCTCCAGCGCCACCTCCGCCACCCCCCGTTCCCATCAGCATGACCCCTGCGGCCATCAGTGTGACTCCAACTCCTCCGGCTCCAGTGCCTTCATTGGAGGAAGGCTGGGAAAGAGCCCAAAGCACGCTGCCTTCAGTAAGCAGCACCACGGATGAGGTGTTCAGCCCTGGTCTGGTCACGAGGTCTTCCTCTCAATCCAACAGCACAGTTAAAGATGTGGAAAAGGCAGAAGCTTCACCCGCCTCCAGTCCAACCTTCTCACAG TTCAACACAAGCAGCTCTATCCTGAAGACTGGATTTGACTTCTTGGACAACTGGTAA
- the si:ch73-111k22.3 gene encoding pleckstrin homology-like domain-containing protein, with product MDLESATSNGKTDENHPEECKGWLFKKTHYTRRWKMSWFHLKDGKLIYGLNEESAEKVIDLAGARMEVHDGDGSYCWSITPKDGKRVYLLRAANAAEQRLWMTAILETQLMDGVTCTNACVLQ from the exons ATGGATTTAGAATCGGCGACCTCTAACGGTAAAACCGACGAAAACCACCCAGAAGAGTGTAAAGGATGGTTATTCAAGAAAACCCACTACACCAGGCGCTGGAAGATGTCGTGGTTTCATCTCAAAGATGGAAAACTCATTTATGGTTTAAACGAGGAG TCTGCGGAAAAGGTGATTGATTTAGCTGGAGCGAGGATGGAGGTGCATGATGGTGACGGGAGCTACTGCTGGAGCATCACACCTAAAGACGGGAAACGCGTGTACCTCCTGCGGGCCGCCAACGCGGCGGAGCAGCGGCTTTGGATGACGGCCATTCTGGAGACTCAGCTGATGGATGGAGTGACCTGCACTAACGCCTGTGTCCTGCAATAA